Proteins found in one Subtercola endophyticus genomic segment:
- a CDS encoding ribose-phosphate diphosphokinase, producing the protein MSEITSNGEKHLVLATGRAHPELAEAIAAELDTTLIGSTSHTFANGELYVRFDDSVRGSDVFVIQSHSTPINEWLMEQLIMVDALKRASAKRITVVAPFYPYARQDKKHRGREPISARLVADLFKAAGADRIMSVDLHAPQIQGFFDGPVDHLFAMPVLMEHVRATYDMAELTVVSPDMGRVRVADVWSDKLGTPLAIIHKRRDPLVPNQVSVHEIVGDVSGRWCLLVDDLIDTGRTIVAASEALKNAGAKGVIVAATHAVFSDPASEILQSDFIDSVVVTDTLPIPAEKRFPSLTILPIAPLLARAIHEVFDDGSVTSMFDGDA; encoded by the coding sequence GTGTCAGAGATCACCTCGAACGGCGAAAAGCACCTGGTTCTCGCAACCGGCCGGGCACACCCTGAACTGGCTGAGGCCATCGCCGCAGAACTCGACACCACCCTCATCGGATCCACCTCCCACACCTTCGCGAACGGCGAACTCTACGTTCGTTTCGACGACAGTGTGCGCGGCAGCGACGTGTTCGTCATCCAGTCGCACTCGACGCCCATCAACGAGTGGCTCATGGAGCAGCTCATCATGGTAGATGCTCTGAAGCGCGCTTCGGCGAAGCGAATCACCGTCGTGGCGCCGTTCTACCCCTACGCCCGGCAAGACAAGAAGCACCGCGGCCGTGAGCCGATCTCGGCGCGCCTCGTGGCCGACCTGTTCAAAGCGGCCGGCGCCGACCGCATCATGTCGGTCGACCTGCACGCCCCGCAGATCCAGGGGTTCTTCGACGGCCCGGTCGACCACTTGTTTGCGATGCCCGTGCTCATGGAGCACGTACGAGCGACGTACGACATGGCCGAGCTCACGGTCGTCTCTCCCGACATGGGTCGCGTACGGGTCGCCGACGTGTGGAGTGACAAGCTCGGAACACCGCTGGCGATCATCCACAAGCGCCGCGACCCCCTGGTGCCGAACCAGGTCTCGGTGCACGAGATCGTCGGTGACGTGAGCGGGCGCTGGTGCCTGCTGGTCGACGACCTCATCGACACGGGCCGCACGATCGTCGCCGCGTCGGAGGCGCTGAAGAACGCGGGGGCGAAGGGCGTCATCGTGGCGGCCACGCACGCCGTGTTCTCCGACCCCGCCAGCGAGATTCTGCAGAGCGACTTCATCGACTCGGTGGTCGTGACAGACACGCTGCCCATCCCGGCCGAGAAGCGCTTTCCGTCGCTCACGATCCTGCCGATCGCGCCCCTGCTCGCCCGCGCCATTCACGAGGTCTTCGACGACGGCTCGGTCACCTCCATGTTCGACGGCGACGCCTGA
- a CDS encoding 50S ribosomal protein L25/general stress protein Ctc — translation MTDDDNKIVAEQRTQFGKGAARKLRAAGKIPAVIYGHGAEPQHVSLPGHEVFLLIRKSNALLELDIDGKQQLALVKDVQKDPVRQIIEHLDLIVVRAGERVQVEVTVHVEGEPVSGTTADLDTFSLLLEVLATNIPTRVIVNIEGAEAGTQILAKDITLPEGAVLVGDEDQLIVAVSVPEEQDLGDSLSAGDASTTDAPTPA, via the coding sequence ATGACTGACGACGACAACAAGATCGTTGCCGAACAACGCACCCAGTTCGGCAAGGGCGCGGCGCGCAAGCTGCGTGCCGCCGGCAAGATTCCGGCCGTGATCTACGGCCACGGTGCAGAGCCGCAGCACGTGAGCCTTCCGGGCCACGAAGTGTTCCTGCTCATCCGTAAGTCGAACGCTCTGCTCGAGCTCGACATCGACGGCAAGCAGCAGCTCGCGCTGGTGAAAGACGTTCAGAAAGACCCCGTACGCCAGATCATCGAGCACCTCGACCTCATCGTCGTGCGCGCCGGTGAGCGCGTTCAGGTCGAGGTCACCGTGCACGTCGAAGGTGAGCCGGTCTCCGGTACCACCGCCGACCTCGACACGTTCTCGCTGCTGCTCGAGGTGCTCGCCACGAACATCCCGACCCGCGTCATCGTCAACATCGAGGGCGCCGAGGCCGGCACCCAAATTCTGGCGAAAGACATCACGCTGCCCGAAGGCGCCGTTCTCGTCGGCGACGAAGACCAGCTCATCGTGGCTGTGTCTGTGCCCGAAGAGCAAGACCTCGGCGACAGCCTGTCGGCCGGCGACGCGTCGACCACCGACGCTCCGACCCCCGCGTAA
- the gndA gene encoding NADP-dependent phosphogluconate dehydrogenase, producing MGSNLARNLASREGNTVAVYNRSPERTQLLTDEHPEAGFVASEKIEDFVASLQKPRTAIIMVQAGKGTDAVISQLADLFEEGDIIVDGGNALFTDTIRREEAVTAKGIHFVGTGISGGEEGALKGPSIMPGGSNESYETLGPILESIAAVAEGEPCVTHVGTGGAGHFVKMIHNGIEYADMQLIAESYDLLTKIGGLTPAAAADVFTEWNSGDLESYLIEITAEVLKQVDAKTGKPFVDIVLDQAGSKGTGVWTVQNALDLGVPVGGIAEAVFARAVSSHPEQREAAQAVIASRPTPVEVGSSFSDDVNAALYASKVVAYAQGFDAIIAGAEKYGWDINKGNIAKIWRGGCIIRAQFLNRIVEAYDKNPGLKTLLADPYFASAVANGEAAWRRIVSTAALSGIPVPGFSSALSYYDSLAEKRLPASLVQAQRDFFGAHTYKRVDMPGTFHTLWSGDRSEIESEGSSH from the coding sequence ATGGGCTCAAACCTAGCGCGAAACCTGGCGAGCCGCGAAGGAAACACGGTAGCGGTGTACAACCGGTCGCCAGAACGCACCCAGTTGCTGACCGACGAGCATCCGGAGGCCGGATTCGTCGCCTCCGAGAAGATCGAAGACTTCGTCGCCTCGCTTCAGAAACCGCGCACCGCGATCATCATGGTGCAGGCCGGTAAGGGCACCGACGCCGTCATCTCGCAGCTCGCCGACCTGTTCGAAGAGGGCGACATCATCGTCGACGGCGGCAACGCGCTGTTCACCGACACGATCCGCCGTGAAGAGGCCGTGACGGCCAAGGGCATCCACTTCGTGGGCACCGGAATCTCGGGCGGCGAAGAGGGCGCTCTGAAGGGCCCGTCGATCATGCCCGGCGGCTCGAACGAGTCGTACGAGACGCTCGGCCCGATTCTCGAGTCGATCGCGGCGGTCGCCGAGGGCGAGCCGTGCGTGACGCACGTCGGCACCGGCGGCGCGGGTCACTTCGTGAAGATGATCCACAACGGCATCGAGTACGCCGACATGCAGCTCATCGCCGAGTCGTACGACCTGCTCACCAAGATCGGCGGGCTGACGCCGGCCGCCGCGGCCGACGTGTTCACCGAGTGGAACTCGGGCGACCTCGAGTCGTACCTCATCGAGATCACGGCCGAGGTGCTGAAGCAGGTCGACGCCAAGACGGGCAAGCCGTTCGTCGACATCGTGCTCGACCAGGCGGGCTCGAAGGGCACCGGCGTCTGGACCGTGCAGAACGCCCTCGATCTGGGCGTTCCGGTCGGCGGTATCGCCGAGGCCGTGTTCGCCCGTGCCGTGTCTTCGCACCCCGAGCAGCGCGAGGCGGCTCAGGCCGTCATCGCGTCGCGCCCGACGCCGGTCGAGGTCGGTTCGTCGTTCAGTGACGACGTGAACGCGGCGCTCTACGCCTCGAAGGTCGTCGCCTATGCGCAGGGCTTCGACGCCATCATCGCGGGCGCCGAGAAGTACGGGTGGGACATCAATAAGGGCAACATCGCCAAGATCTGGCGCGGCGGCTGCATCATTCGCGCCCAGTTCTTGAACCGCATCGTCGAGGCGTACGACAAGAATCCCGGCCTCAAGACCCTGCTCGCCGACCCGTACTTCGCCTCGGCGGTTGCCAATGGTGAGGCGGCGTGGCGGCGTATCGTCTCGACGGCAGCGCTGTCGGGCATCCCGGTTCCCGGCTTCAGCTCGGCACTGAGCTACTACGACTCGCTCGCAGAGAAGCGGCTTCCCGCTTCGCTGGTGCAGGCGCAGCGCGACTTCTTCGGAGCGCACACGTACAAGCGGGTCGACATGCCGGGCACGTTCCACACGCTGTGGTCGGGCGACCGTAGCGAGATCGAGTCAGAGGGCAGCTCGCACTGA
- a CDS encoding mycoredoxin, whose amino-acid sequence MTTTTDFVPAAESITMFSTSWCGYCNRLKKQLDKDGIAYTEVNIEEVEGTAALVESLNGGNQTVPTVLFPDGSSATNPSAHEVKVRLGL is encoded by the coding sequence ATGACGACTACCACCGACTTCGTGCCTGCGGCCGAATCCATCACGATGTTCTCCACCTCGTGGTGCGGATACTGCAACCGCCTCAAGAAGCAGCTCGACAAAGACGGCATCGCCTACACCGAGGTGAACATCGAAGAGGTCGAAGGCACTGCAGCCCTCGTCGAATCGCTCAACGGCGGCAACCAGACCGTGCCCACCGTGCTGTTTCCCGACGGCTCGAGCGCCACGAACCCCTCCGCCCACGAGGTGAAGGTGCGCCTGGGCCTCTAG
- a CDS encoding SDR family NAD(P)-dependent oxidoreductase, which produces MASDARTDAGAGTGTGTDAGTVTAADGAPEEAQRPVALVTGTSTGIGLATAVAAAQAGFQVVATVRRAGSEAELLTTAEAYGVADRVAVRMLDTTDAAAAESLVNDVAAQYGRLDAVVNNAGSGHVGTVEEDSLDAIRAVMEVNYFGVVNVTKAAMAHLRASSGSVVTVSSVGGVVGQPFNEAYCAAKFAVEGMMESLHPVAAAVGVRVVIVEPGPVATSFVDNVGVGESAVRASGPYGEAFDHYIERTRGAFANAQEAQGVADVIVGALIGDDVPLRLQSSDAATAFAGMKLRDLDGSVVTGATAGWVV; this is translated from the coding sequence ATGGCTTCTGACGCTCGCACTGACGCAGGCGCAGGCACAGGCACTGGCACTGACGCAGGCACAGTCACCGCCGCCGACGGCGCGCCAGAAGAGGCCCAGCGGCCGGTCGCGTTGGTCACCGGCACGTCGACGGGAATCGGGCTCGCCACGGCGGTCGCCGCCGCGCAAGCGGGTTTTCAGGTCGTCGCCACCGTGCGGCGAGCTGGAAGCGAGGCCGAACTGCTCACCACTGCAGAGGCGTACGGCGTCGCTGACCGCGTGGCGGTACGGATGCTCGACACGACCGATGCGGCAGCCGCCGAGTCGCTCGTGAACGACGTGGCTGCGCAGTACGGCCGGCTCGATGCCGTTGTGAACAACGCGGGCTCAGGTCACGTCGGCACCGTCGAAGAAGATTCCCTCGACGCGATCCGCGCCGTCATGGAGGTCAACTACTTCGGGGTCGTGAACGTGACCAAGGCCGCGATGGCTCACCTGCGGGCATCCAGTGGCTCGGTCGTCACCGTGTCGAGTGTGGGCGGCGTGGTCGGGCAGCCGTTCAACGAGGCGTACTGCGCCGCCAAGTTCGCCGTCGAGGGAATGATGGAGTCGCTGCATCCGGTCGCCGCGGCGGTAGGCGTGCGTGTCGTCATCGTGGAGCCGGGGCCGGTTGCAACGAGTTTTGTCGACAACGTGGGTGTGGGCGAGAGTGCGGTGCGGGCATCCGGGCCGTACGGTGAGGCGTTCGACCACTACATCGAGCGCACGCGGGGCGCCTTTGCGAACGCGCAAGAAGCACAGGGCGTGGCCGACGTCATCGTGGGAGCGCTGATCGGCGACGACGTTCCGCTGCGGCTGCAGTCGTCTGACGCCGCGACGGCGTTTGCGGGTATGAAGTTGCGCGACCTCGACGGCAGCGTCGTGACGGGCGCCACGGCGGGCTGGGTGGTCTGA
- a CDS encoding MarR family winged helix-turn-helix transcriptional regulator, whose product MPDSESADSVDRIVEAWMRERPDLDFAPLQVLSRVWRISRHLDRARRNSFSTSDLESWEFDVLSALRRAGAPYQLSPKALLEETLVSSGTMTNRIDRLVTRGLVERRTDPNDGRGILVTMTTDGVARVDAAISELVGSEADLLSGLSRPDQDRLAALLRKLSRDFD is encoded by the coding sequence ATGCCCGACTCCGAATCCGCTGACTCCGTCGACCGCATCGTCGAGGCGTGGATGCGCGAGCGGCCCGATCTCGACTTCGCTCCGTTGCAGGTGCTGTCGCGCGTGTGGCGCATCTCGCGTCATCTCGACCGGGCCAGGCGCAACTCTTTCTCGACGAGCGACCTGGAATCGTGGGAGTTCGACGTGCTCTCGGCGCTGCGGCGCGCGGGGGCGCCCTACCAGTTGAGTCCGAAAGCGCTGCTCGAAGAGACGCTCGTGTCGTCGGGAACGATGACGAACCGCATCGACCGCCTGGTGACACGCGGGCTCGTGGAACGGCGTACCGACCCGAACGACGGGCGCGGCATCCTCGTCACCATGACAACCGACGGCGTGGCCCGGGTCGATGCCGCCATCAGCGAGCTCGTGGGGTCGGAGGCGGATTTGCTCTCGGGCCTCTCCCGCCCCGACCAAGACCGGCTCGCTGCCCTGCTGCGCAAACTCTCGCGCGACTTCGACTGA
- the guaD gene encoding guanine deaminase, which yields MTTHAIRGTFFDFVDDPWKHVGDEEASARFVADGLLVVEDGIITAFGPYTELSAQYGDVPTTHIEHRIITPGFIDGHIHFPQTRVLGAYGLQLLPWLQKWVFPEEARYADRDYAKDGATRFFNNLLSSGTTTAQVFTSTAPVCTEELFEEATRRKMRIIGGLTGIDQNAPEYFADTPESFYENSKILIEKYHNVGRNLYAITPRFAFGSSPEQMEKCEQLKKEYPDTWVNTHISENPHEIRGVLALHPECDDYLGVYEKYNLVGPKFSGGHGVWLSDDEFQRIHDKDASVTFCPHSNLFLGSGLFRLGKATDPDARIRMSFGTDMGGGNRFGMLAVLDGAYKVGMINNTILDGSIDPSRMDVAQSERNKLSAYRAFWSITLGGAEGLYIDDKVGSFEVGKEADFVALDWTAGPAGADWHSQLIADGGDPVTVDDAANMLFGIMIVGDERAVDQTWIMGEKAYQKSITVESTFATA from the coding sequence GTGACCACTCACGCCATCCGAGGAACCTTTTTCGACTTCGTCGACGACCCGTGGAAGCACGTCGGTGACGAAGAAGCCTCGGCCCGCTTCGTGGCAGACGGTCTGCTCGTCGTCGAAGACGGCATCATCACCGCTTTCGGCCCCTACACCGAGTTGAGCGCGCAGTACGGCGACGTCCCGACTACGCACATCGAGCACCGCATCATCACGCCCGGCTTCATCGACGGGCACATCCACTTTCCGCAGACCCGCGTGCTCGGCGCCTACGGCCTGCAGCTGCTGCCGTGGCTGCAGAAGTGGGTTTTTCCCGAAGAGGCCCGCTACGCCGACCGCGACTACGCCAAAGACGGCGCCACGCGCTTCTTCAACAATCTGCTCTCGTCGGGCACGACCACCGCTCAGGTGTTCACGAGCACGGCCCCGGTCTGTACCGAAGAGCTCTTCGAAGAGGCGACCCGCCGCAAAATGCGCATCATCGGCGGCCTCACGGGCATCGACCAGAACGCTCCGGAGTACTTCGCCGACACCCCCGAAAGCTTCTACGAGAACAGCAAGATCCTCATCGAGAAGTACCACAACGTGGGCCGCAACCTCTACGCGATCACGCCGCGCTTCGCCTTCGGCTCGAGTCCCGAGCAAATGGAGAAGTGCGAGCAGCTCAAGAAGGAATACCCCGACACCTGGGTGAACACGCATATCTCCGAGAACCCGCACGAGATCCGAGGCGTGCTCGCCCTGCACCCCGAGTGCGACGACTACCTCGGCGTGTACGAGAAGTACAACCTGGTCGGCCCCAAGTTCTCGGGCGGGCACGGCGTCTGGCTCTCCGACGACGAGTTCCAGCGCATCCATGATAAAGACGCCTCGGTCACGTTCTGCCCGCACTCCAACCTGTTCCTCGGCAGCGGGCTGTTCCGCCTCGGCAAGGCGACCGATCCGGATGCCCGTATCCGCATGTCATTCGGAACCGATATGGGTGGCGGCAACCGTTTCGGCATGCTCGCGGTGCTCGACGGTGCCTACAAGGTCGGCATGATCAACAACACCATCCTCGACGGCAGCATCGATCCGTCGCGCATGGATGTGGCGCAGTCCGAGCGAAACAAGCTCTCGGCCTACCGAGCTTTCTGGTCGATCACCCTGGGCGGTGCCGAGGGCCTCTACATCGACGACAAGGTCGGTAGCTTCGAGGTGGGTAAAGAGGCTGACTTCGTCGCCCTCGACTGGACGGCCGGCCCCGCGGGCGCCGACTGGCACTCGCAGCTCATCGCCGACGGCGGCGACCCCGTCACGGTCGACGACGCGGCGAACATGCTGTTCGGCATCATGATCGTGGGCGACGAGCGCGCCGTCGACCAGACCTGGATCATGGGCGAGAAGGCCTACCAGAAGTCGATCACCGTCGAGTCGACCTTCGCGACCGCGTAG
- a CDS encoding ABC-F family ATP-binding cassette domain-containing protein: protein MAHLLGAEGIRLEYPTRVIFENVTLGINEGDRIGIVGRNGDGKSTLLQLMSGRLEPDAGRVTRRNGVTLAVLDQSDTLDDALTVGQAIVGDIDEHVWAGDPIVRDVIAGLASDIPWEASVKDLSGGQRRRVALAALLIGDHDIIFLDEPTNHLDVEGIAWLAGHLKRRWSTNSGGLVVVTHDRWFLDEICTATWEVHDQLVEPFEGGYAAYILQRVERDTMAATMESKRQNLMKKELAWLRRGAPARTAKPKFRIEAANALIENEPPARNSISLASMAMQRLGKDVVDLENVSVVYDGRGDAAPKTVLHDITWRIAPGERTGILGVNGVGKSTLLSLVSGTLQPTTGRVKRGKTIKVATLTQQLFELDEILNDRVSEVIGRQRSTYVSGGKEMTPSQLLERVGFSSAQLSTPVKDLSGGQKRRLQLLLILLSEPNVLILDEPTNDLDTDMLAAIEDLLDTFPGTLLVVSHDRYLLERVTDNQYAVIEGGLIHLPRGVDQYLEVRALQQRTETRGSSDSPTAAAISASAPPTSPKLNGAELRNAQKELASVNRRLEKYGTQVNEIHNRMAAHDQSDYTGLGALSAELDATQNTLSDLELRWLELSELLA from the coding sequence ATGGCACATCTTCTGGGAGCCGAAGGCATCCGTCTCGAGTATCCGACCCGCGTGATCTTCGAGAACGTCACCCTCGGCATCAACGAGGGCGATCGCATCGGCATCGTCGGGCGCAACGGCGACGGCAAGTCCACGCTGCTGCAGCTCATGTCGGGTCGACTCGAGCCCGATGCGGGCCGCGTCACCCGGCGCAACGGCGTCACGCTCGCGGTGCTCGACCAGAGTGACACGCTCGACGACGCTCTCACCGTCGGGCAGGCCATCGTGGGCGACATCGACGAGCACGTCTGGGCGGGCGATCCCATCGTGCGCGACGTCATCGCGGGTCTCGCCTCCGACATTCCGTGGGAGGCGAGCGTCAAAGACCTCTCGGGCGGCCAGCGCCGTCGTGTCGCGCTCGCGGCCCTGCTCATCGGCGACCACGACATCATCTTTCTCGACGAGCCCACCAACCACCTCGACGTGGAGGGAATCGCCTGGCTCGCCGGGCACCTCAAGCGCCGCTGGTCGACGAACTCCGGCGGACTCGTGGTCGTGACACACGACCGGTGGTTTCTCGACGAGATCTGCACGGCCACGTGGGAGGTGCACGACCAGCTCGTCGAGCCCTTCGAGGGCGGATACGCGGCGTACATCCTGCAGCGCGTCGAACGCGACACCATGGCGGCGACGATGGAGTCGAAGCGGCAGAACCTCATGAAGAAAGAGCTCGCGTGGCTGCGCCGCGGGGCACCCGCCCGTACGGCCAAGCCGAAGTTCCGCATCGAGGCGGCGAACGCGCTCATCGAGAACGAACCGCCCGCTCGCAACTCGATCTCGCTGGCCTCGATGGCCATGCAGCGGCTCGGCAAAGACGTGGTCGACCTCGAGAACGTGTCGGTGGTCTACGACGGCCGAGGCGATGCCGCCCCCAAAACCGTATTGCACGACATCACCTGGCGTATCGCTCCGGGCGAGCGCACGGGCATCCTGGGCGTGAACGGCGTCGGCAAGAGCACCCTGCTCAGCCTCGTGTCGGGAACGCTGCAGCCCACCACCGGGCGCGTGAAGCGCGGCAAGACCATCAAGGTCGCCACGCTCACCCAGCAGCTCTTCGAACTCGACGAGATTCTCAACGACCGAGTCAGCGAGGTCATCGGCCGCCAGCGCAGCACCTACGTCAGCGGCGGAAAAGAGATGACACCCAGCCAGCTGCTCGAACGGGTCGGATTCTCGAGCGCCCAGCTCTCCACTCCCGTGAAAGACCTCTCCGGTGGTCAGAAGCGACGCCTGCAACTGCTGCTCATTCTGCTCAGCGAGCCCAACGTGCTGATTCTCGACGAGCCGACCAACGACCTCGATACCGACATGCTGGCCGCCATCGAAGACCTGCTCGACACGTTCCCGGGCACGCTGCTCGTCGTCTCGCACGACCGGTACCTGCTCGAGCGCGTCACCGACAACCAGTACGCGGTCATCGAGGGCGGCCTCATCCATCTGCCGCGCGGCGTCGACCAGTACCTCGAGGTGCGCGCTCTGCAGCAGCGCACCGAGACGCGCGGGTCGAGCGACAGTCCGACAGCGGCGGCAATTTCGGCCTCGGCCCCGCCGACCTCGCCCAAACTGAACGGGGCGGAGTTGCGGAACGCCCAGAAAGAACTCGCGTCGGTGAACCGTCGCCTCGAGAAGTACGGCACGCAGGTCAACGAGATTCACAACCGCATGGCCGCCCACGATCAGAGCGACTACACCGGCCTCGGTGCCCTCTCGGCCGAACTGGATGCCACGCAGAACACCCTCTCGGACCTCGAGCTGCGCTGGCTCGAGCTCAGCGAGCTGCTCGCCTGA
- a CDS encoding antibiotic biosynthesis monooxygenase, with product MSPDSATPTSGGPVSLIIERRVIPESDDLYRDWQKRLGVVMATWPGFIDRKVIEPSPPTQDDWVLIQRFVNAEAARTWLQSAERASFIDQIKGHFVGQEDIHLVTEDSSTNKAASIIVTSHVEPGGEDAFLAWQRKISAAESSYTGFVGHKIERPTPGVQEDWTVILTFDTDEHLEAWQNSPQRAKLLKEGEAYNSNVRVSKSSYGFGFWEPGRQSRATIFKDNLLVLLVLYPIVFLFSVFIGNPLLGGIPFWASLFIGNVVSTQLLGWLVAPWIFKVFDWWHKPGAGVRRNVYGYLIIAVLYAISMGVYALLLGV from the coding sequence ATGAGTCCGGATTCCGCCACACCGACCTCGGGGGGCCCGGTTTCGCTCATCATCGAGCGACGGGTCATTCCCGAGAGCGACGACCTGTATCGCGACTGGCAGAAGCGGCTCGGCGTGGTCATGGCCACCTGGCCGGGTTTCATCGACCGTAAGGTCATCGAACCGTCTCCGCCGACGCAAGACGACTGGGTGCTCATCCAGCGGTTCGTCAACGCCGAGGCGGCTCGCACCTGGCTGCAGAGTGCGGAACGGGCATCCTTCATCGACCAGATCAAGGGTCACTTCGTCGGTCAAGAAGACATTCACCTCGTCACCGAAGACTCCTCGACGAACAAGGCCGCCTCGATCATCGTGACCAGTCACGTCGAGCCGGGCGGTGAGGATGCTTTTCTCGCCTGGCAGCGCAAGATCTCCGCCGCGGAGTCGAGTTATACCGGGTTCGTCGGGCACAAGATCGAGCGGCCGACTCCCGGTGTGCAAGAAGACTGGACGGTCATCCTGACGTTCGACACCGACGAGCACCTCGAGGCCTGGCAGAACTCGCCGCAGCGGGCGAAGCTGCTGAAAGAGGGTGAGGCGTACAACTCGAATGTGCGCGTGTCGAAGTCGAGTTACGGCTTCGGGTTCTGGGAGCCGGGGCGGCAGAGCCGCGCCACCATCTTCAAAGACAACCTGCTCGTGCTGCTCGTGCTGTACCCGATCGTGTTTCTCTTCAGCGTGTTCATCGGCAATCCGCTGCTGGGCGGAATACCGTTCTGGGCCAGCCTGTTCATCGGAAACGTGGTGAGCACACAGCTGCTGGGCTGGCTGGTCGCGCCCTGGATCTTCAAGGTCTTCGACTGGTGGCACAAGCCCGGGGCCGGGGTGCGGCGCAACGTCTACGGGTACCTCATCATCGCGGTGCTCTACGCGATCAGCATGGGCGTGTACGCGTTACTGCTCGGTGTGTAG
- a CDS encoding bifunctional UDP-N-acetylglucosamine diphosphorylase/glucosamine-1-phosphate N-acetyltransferase GlmU, protein MTDSKLAIIILAAGQGTRMKSATPKLLHTLAGIPIVSHVLATARELDAAYTVAVVRHERDALVEVIVDELPNGLVVDQDETPGTGRAVEQAVASLPADFDGDVLVINGDTPMLDVQTLAGLINEHRHGGASATLLSAFLNDPSGYGRIVRTPDEPEQESAADTAARASTPLFGRRVTDRNGRVDRIVEHRDATDSELAIAEINAGVYLFGVSELRDLLPQLTMHNAQGEKYLTDMVELLRRAGSEVTVLPVAESWLVAGINDRAQLSEAAAKMNALIIRGWQLAGVTVQDPATTWIDLKATFEPDVTILPGTQIKGATTVARGAIVGPDTTLVDCEIGERAVVKRSDATLSVIGADATVGPFSYLRPNTILGAHGKIGAFVETKNAQIGDGSKVPHLSYVGDAHIGVDSNIGAGSIFANYNGVTKSETEIGSNVRLGSHNVFVAPVRIGDGAYSGAGTVVRKDVPAGSLAMNVAPQRNLEGWVATHRAGSAADVAAQAALAPQNAVEASAEQPAERTGE, encoded by the coding sequence GTGACCGACTCCAAGCTCGCGATCATCATCTTGGCAGCAGGCCAGGGAACGCGAATGAAATCCGCTACCCCCAAACTTCTGCACACCCTGGCGGGCATTCCCATTGTGAGCCACGTGCTCGCCACGGCCCGCGAACTCGACGCGGCCTATACGGTCGCCGTCGTGCGGCACGAACGTGATGCCCTCGTCGAGGTCATCGTCGACGAGTTGCCGAACGGCCTCGTCGTCGACCAAGACGAGACCCCGGGCACCGGCCGAGCTGTCGAGCAGGCCGTTGCGTCGCTTCCCGCCGACTTCGACGGTGACGTGCTCGTCATCAACGGCGATACCCCGATGCTAGATGTTCAGACCCTCGCCGGGCTCATCAACGAGCATCGACACGGCGGGGCCTCCGCCACCCTGCTCTCAGCGTTTCTCAACGACCCGTCGGGTTACGGCCGCATCGTGCGCACACCAGACGAGCCCGAGCAGGAGTCGGCGGCCGATACCGCAGCGCGGGCATCCACGCCCCTCTTCGGGCGCCGCGTCACGGATCGTAACGGCCGGGTCGACCGCATCGTCGAGCATCGTGACGCCACCGACAGCGAGCTCGCCATCGCCGAGATCAACGCCGGCGTCTATCTCTTCGGCGTCTCCGAGCTGCGCGACCTTCTGCCGCAGCTCACCATGCACAACGCCCAGGGCGAGAAGTACCTCACCGACATGGTGGAGCTGCTGCGCCGCGCCGGCTCGGAGGTCACCGTGCTTCCTGTCGCGGAATCCTGGCTCGTGGCCGGCATCAACGACCGGGCGCAGCTGAGCGAGGCCGCCGCCAAGATGAATGCCCTGATCATCCGGGGCTGGCAGCTGGCCGGGGTGACCGTGCAAGACCCGGCGACCACGTGGATCGACCTCAAGGCCACCTTCGAACCCGACGTCACGATTCTGCCCGGCACGCAGATCAAGGGGGCGACCACCGTCGCCAGAGGCGCCATCGTCGGCCCCGACACGACCCTGGTCGACTGCGAGATCGGCGAGCGTGCCGTGGTGAAGCGCAGCGATGCGACGCTCAGCGTCATCGGAGCCGACGCGACGGTCGGCCCCTTCTCCTACCTGCGGCCGAACACGATTCTGGGCGCACACGGAAAGATCGGCGCCTTCGTCGAAACCAAGAACGCTCAGATCGGCGACGGCAGCAAGGTGCCGCACCTGTCGTACGTCGGCGACGCGCACATCGGCGTCGATTCGAACATCGGCGCCGGCTCGATTTTCGCGAACTACAACGGCGTCACCAAGAGCGAGACCGAGATCGGCTCGAACGTGCGCCTCGGCTCGCACAACGTGTTCGTCGCGCCCGTTAGAATTGGCGACGGAGCATACAGCGGCGCCGGAACAGTGGTGCGCAAAGACGTGCCGGCGGGTTCGCTCGCCATGAACGTCGCTCCGCAGAGAAACCTCGAAGGGTGGGTTGCGACCCATCGCGCCGGCAGCGCTGCCGACGTGGCGGCGCAGGCTGCCTTGGCCCCACAGAACGCCGTCGAGGCGTCAGCAGAACAGCCCGCCGAACGAACCGGAGAATAA